A stretch of Triticum aestivum cultivar Chinese Spring chromosome 1D, IWGSC CS RefSeq v2.1, whole genome shotgun sequence DNA encodes these proteins:
- the LOC123174507 gene encoding jacalin-related lectin 19, with product MQQQLPPPPQRKMVASKKLMKVGPWGGTGGNPWDDGGHTGIRGVTLSYDHRCVVSIAVEYDRSGLAVPGERHGGAGGNHTTQIKLSFPDEHLTAVSGRYGAVAPGGSPVIRSLAFRTERAAYGPFGAAEGTPFEFAVEGGVIVGFCGRSGWQLDAVGMYVAPLRPEKLYDKVHHLGLMAYRSVMHRLGPAPAPPQDELPEARVQHQRQNGSVVQTSRKNY from the exons CAgcagcagctgccgccgccgccgcagaggaAGATGGTCGCGTCAAAGAAGCTCATGAAGGTCGGGCCATGGGGCGGCACCGGCGGGAACCCGTGGGACGACGGCGGGCACACCGGGATCCGCGGCGTCACACTGTCGTACGACCACCGCTGCGTCGTCTCCATCGCCGTGGAGTACGACAGGAGCGGCCTCGCCGTCCCTGGCGAGCggcacggcggcgccggcggcaaCCACACCACCCAG ATCAAGCTGAGCTTCCCGGACGAGCACCTGACGGCCGTGAGCGGGCGGTACGGCGCGGTGGCGCCCGGCGGCTCGCCGGTGATCCGGTCGCTGGCGTTCAGGACGGAGCGCGCGGCGTACGGGCCGTTCGGCGCCGCCGAGGGCACGCCGTTCGAGTTCGCGGTGGAGGGGGGCGTGATCGTGGGGTTCTGCGGGCGGAGCGGCTGGCAGCTGGACGCCGTCGGGATGTACGTGGCGCCGCTGCGGCCGGAGAAGCTGTACGACAAGGTGCATCACCTGGGGCTCATGGCCTACCGCTCGGTCATGCACCGGCtcgggccggcgccggcgccgccgcaggaCGAGCTGCCGGAGGCGAGAGTTCAGCATCAGCGTCAGAACGGCAGTGTGGTTCAGACAAGTCGCAAGAATTACTAG